A genomic region of Glycine max cultivar Williams 82 chromosome 15, Glycine_max_v4.0, whole genome shotgun sequence contains the following coding sequences:
- the LOC102670460 gene encoding uncharacterized protein, giving the protein MGASKNMGWEWNFKWRRHLFDNEIDMAAGFLGEVEGTQIQINRRDEWTWLAETTGQYSTKNAYDEMWGADIEGNQLQELKDIWKLKIPPKVAVFAWRLIRDRLPTKSNLTRRHVEINNSSCPFCRRVEEDAAHLFLHCDKVLPLWWECMSWVNILGAIPQYPRQHFSQHVEAFV; this is encoded by the coding sequence ATGGGAGCTTCGAAGAATATGGGGTGGGAGTGGAACTTTAAATGGAGGAGGCACCTATTCGACAACGAGATTGATATGGCAGCCGGCTTTCTAGGTGAGGTGGAAGGCACCCAAATACAAATTAACAGAAGAGATGAGTGGACTTGGCTAGCAGAAACTACTGGTCAATATTCCACAAAAAATGCCTATGATGAGATGTGGGGAGCTGATATAGAAGGAAATCAATTGCAGGAGCTTAAAGATATATGGAAGTTAAAGATACCACCTAAAGTTGCAGTCTTTGCATGGAGACTGATTAGGGATAGGCTGCCAACTAAGTCAAATTTGACAAGGAGACATGTGGAAATCAACAATTCATCTTGTCCGTTTTGTAGAAGGGTTGAGGAGGACGCTGCTCATTTGTTCCTCCATTGTGATAAGGTTCTGCCTTTGTGGTGGGAATGTATGTCGTGGGTGAACATCTTAGGTGCTATCCCGCAGTACCCAAGGCAGCATTTCTCCCAACATGTCGAAGCTTTTGTATAA